One window from the genome of Chloroherpetonaceae bacterium encodes:
- a CDS encoding gas vesicle protein K encodes MTNNVEQKPEEIKLTAAINPVDDTDQKVSVNSGLSLEDDVTIELRKELERFKTAFPKRVKLENETIEKGLAQLVLTLIEILRGVLEKQAIRKMDNQTLSDEETERVGAALMKLDEKITELCEHFGIDRKDLDLQLGPLDDLI; translated from the coding sequence ATGACCAACAATGTTGAACAAAAACCCGAAGAAATCAAATTAACGGCCGCCATAAATCCAGTAGATGATACTGATCAAAAAGTTTCTGTGAATAGCGGGCTTAGTTTGGAGGATGATGTTACAATTGAACTTCGCAAGGAATTGGAGCGATTCAAAACCGCTTTCCCAAAACGGGTCAAGCTCGAGAATGAAACCATCGAAAAAGGGCTTGCACAACTTGTACTCACTTTGATTGAAATATTGCGAGGGGTTTTGGAAAAACAAGCCATTCGAAAAATGGATAATCAAACGCTTTCAGATGAAGAAACCGAACGCGTGGGGGCTGCACTGATGAAACTTGATGAAAAGATTACTGAACTATGTGAACATTTCGGCATTGACCGAAAAGATTTAGACCTGCAACTCGGTCCTTTAGATGACTTAATTTAA
- a CDS encoding nucleotide sugar dehydrogenase: MDLRSKLEEKKAVIGVVGLGYVGLPLAVEFARKGFPTLGIDLDKRKIDSLQGGKNYIQDIHEAEFQEAIKNGFRAAADYSEISTCDVIYICVPTPFTANKEPDISFITSAAESIGRSLRKGQLIILKSTTFPNTTEGYVMPILDQSGLKVGTDYFLAFSPERIDPGNTKWNTSNTPIVVGGVTPACTELAALTNRQIIAHVHTVSSPKVAEMEKLLENIFRSVNIALVNELAVLCDRMGGINIWEVVEAASTKPFGYMPFYPGPGIGGHCILIDPYYLAWQAREYDFQTNFITLAAETNENMPFYVRDMILKEVARMPVTVESAKFLFLGVAFKKNVDDIRHSPAIKVIELLQKEGAKNIAYCDPHVPTFKEHGTNGVVIEMTGTSFSVETLQYADLVIITTDHAAFDYELVTKHAKRIIDTRNALKNQGVKEKVMLLGDGQ, encoded by the coding sequence ATGGATTTACGCTCAAAATTAGAAGAAAAAAAGGCCGTTATCGGGGTTGTCGGTTTGGGGTATGTTGGCTTGCCTTTGGCGGTCGAATTTGCTCGTAAAGGATTTCCAACCTTAGGAATTGATCTCGATAAACGCAAAATTGATTCGCTTCAAGGCGGAAAAAATTATATTCAAGATATTCACGAAGCTGAGTTTCAAGAAGCTATCAAAAATGGATTTCGTGCTGCTGCAGATTACAGTGAGATTTCCACTTGTGATGTGATCTACATTTGTGTTCCTACGCCTTTTACAGCCAATAAAGAGCCGGATATTTCTTTTATTACCTCTGCTGCAGAATCGATAGGTCGGTCACTTCGCAAAGGTCAATTGATTATTCTTAAATCCACCACTTTTCCCAATACGACCGAAGGTTATGTGATGCCGATTTTGGATCAAAGCGGTTTGAAAGTTGGAACAGATTATTTCTTAGCGTTTTCGCCGGAGCGCATTGACCCCGGAAATACCAAGTGGAATACAAGTAACACGCCCATTGTTGTTGGTGGTGTAACACCAGCGTGCACCGAACTCGCTGCGCTGACCAATCGGCAAATTATTGCACATGTTCATACGGTATCGTCACCAAAGGTGGCTGAGATGGAAAAACTGCTTGAAAACATTTTTCGCTCGGTTAACATTGCGCTTGTGAATGAACTCGCCGTCTTGTGCGACCGAATGGGGGGAATTAACATTTGGGAAGTCGTTGAAGCGGCTTCAACAAAACCGTTTGGATATATGCCGTTTTACCCCGGCCCCGGAATTGGCGGTCACTGCATTCTTATCGACCCATACTACCTTGCTTGGCAAGCCCGTGAATATGATTTCCAAACCAACTTCATTACACTTGCTGCCGAAACCAACGAAAATATGCCGTTCTATGTGCGTGATATGATTTTGAAGGAAGTGGCACGAATGCCCGTTACCGTTGAATCCGCAAAGTTTCTCTTTTTGGGTGTGGCTTTCAAAAAGAATGTCGATGATATTCGTCATTCTCCGGCCATTAAGGTTATTGAGCTATTACAAAAAGAAGGGGCAAAAAATATTGCCTATTGCGACCCGCATGTTCCCACATTTAAGGAACACGGAACAAATGGAGTTGTAATCGAAATGACCGGAACATCTTTTTCAGTCGAAACACTCCAATACGCCGATTTGGTGATTATCACCACCGACCACGCCGCTTTCGATTATGAACTTGTTACCAAGCACGCGAAGCGAATTATTGATACCCGAAACGCTTTGAAAAATCAAGGAGTCAAGGAAAAAGTGATGTTGCTCGGCGACGGTCAATAA